From the genome of Rhodovastum atsumiense, one region includes:
- the traL gene encoding type IV conjugative transfer system protein TraL: MERVLFPETADEPPRFLLWRIDDVAVPLLFLCFGMLLGNVVIFVIAGLAMMAGYQKYRDGRPEFYVLHAMYWFGIYPARGPGFINPYIRTLLP; encoded by the coding sequence ATGGAGCGCGTGCTGTTTCCCGAGACCGCGGATGAGCCACCCCGCTTCCTGTTATGGCGGATTGATGACGTGGCGGTCCCGCTGTTGTTCCTGTGCTTCGGGATGTTGCTCGGCAACGTGGTGATCTTTGTGATTGCCGGCCTGGCGATGATGGCAGGCTACCAGAAGTACCGCGACGGGCGCCCGGAATTCTACGTCCTGCATGCCATGTACTGGTTTGGCATCTATCCGGCACGCGGGCCAGGCTTCATCAATCCGTACATCCGGACCTTGCTGCCATGA
- the repC gene encoding plasmid replication protein RepC, with protein MSPAGQKQRLSPETSPQTITPGKALAAFKAAAPFLGFPSRIVHGIDWLFRFTQSQDWTGDYDPIVWPSAALQQHDLDLGRTQVKTLNRRMAELGLIEMRDSPNGRRYGHRDKETGAIVEAYGFCLAPLRRRYAEFLEVAAAGKAARAQLKALRRRVSIARRDFRQVLGACGEMKLHSDEWQHFEETHRACLTACAGIEIPESLLPRVLKLEENLQCARDRLQAGRAALARAAHPVNPMETGPEGPEYRPHQYTYKSDLDRENDTVAAAGREDSASSALALPTATPAPMTTPRVPTALMMGARDKTAVHDGAGSGPTAMDQPEPTLRIHPDELLSLAPRLRTYVLSNDPGWPEIVDAAGHMRRDLGIDHHLWGKACLTMGRHGAAVALAIVSTKPRGYFRSSAAGYFFGMVAKAKAGKLNLPSSIWGLRKTRQ; from the coding sequence ATGTCCCCTGCCGGCCAGAAGCAACGTCTTTCACCAGAGACATCGCCGCAGACGATCACGCCCGGCAAGGCGCTGGCAGCCTTCAAGGCGGCAGCACCGTTCCTCGGTTTTCCTTCGCGCATTGTCCATGGCATCGACTGGCTGTTCCGATTCACGCAGTCGCAGGACTGGACCGGGGATTACGACCCAATCGTCTGGCCATCCGCCGCATTGCAGCAGCACGATCTGGATTTGGGGCGGACCCAGGTCAAGACACTCAATCGCCGGATGGCGGAGCTTGGCCTGATTGAAATGCGGGACTCCCCGAATGGCCGCCGGTATGGCCATCGGGACAAAGAGACCGGGGCAATTGTCGAAGCCTATGGATTCTGCCTCGCTCCCCTCCGCCGTAGATACGCGGAGTTCCTCGAAGTTGCTGCAGCCGGCAAGGCCGCCAGAGCCCAACTGAAGGCCTTGCGGCGCCGCGTCAGCATCGCTCGTCGAGATTTCCGGCAAGTTCTTGGTGCCTGCGGAGAGATGAAGCTTCACTCAGATGAATGGCAGCACTTTGAAGAGACGCATAGGGCGTGTCTGACGGCATGCGCTGGAATCGAGATCCCAGAGTCGCTGCTTCCACGCGTCCTCAAGCTGGAGGAAAATCTGCAATGTGCCCGCGATCGTCTCCAGGCAGGCCGGGCGGCTTTGGCCCGTGCGGCTCACCCTGTGAATCCCATGGAAACAGGCCCCGAGGGGCCAGAATACCGGCCCCACCAATATACCTACAAATCAGATCTTGATCGTGAAAACGATACAGTAGCAGCTGCGGGGCGCGAGGACTCGGCATCATCGGCGCTGGCGTTGCCGACGGCGACACCAGCGCCGATGACAACGCCTCGAGTGCCGACGGCGCTCATGATGGGCGCCAGGGACAAAACCGCCGTTCACGACGGCGCAGGCTCAGGACCGACCGCGATGGATCAACCAGAGCCGACATTGCGGATCCACCCGGACGAGTTGCTCAGCCTCGCCCCTCGCCTGCGGACCTATGTTCTTTCCAATGATCCGGGTTGGCCGGAGATTGTCGACGCTGCCGGCCACATGCGGCGTGATCTCGGCATCGATCACCACCTTTGGGGCAAGGCCTGCCTTACCATGGGACGTCACGGAGCCGCAGTTGCACTGGCCATCGTCTCCACCAAGCCGCGTGGCTACTTCCGCTCTTCCGCCGCGGGATACTTCTTCGGGATGGTCGCCAAGGCAAAGGCAGGAAAACTCAACCTCCCCAGTTCCATCTGGGGCTTGCGGAAGACCCGCCAATGA
- a CDS encoding IS630 family transposase (programmed frameshift), whose amino-acid sequence MGRAVTITRREFDAADLRREASRTRDGRVSCRLLALAMVLEGASRAEAAAAGGMDRQTLRDWVHRYNAEGIAGLADQPREGRPPVLTAEQMQELKALVVAGPDPERDGVVRWRCVDLRQQIATRYDVDIHERTVSKLLHRLDLVPLKPRPCHPKKDADAQEAFQKNFADLVTAALPPGATDKPIEIWFQDEARVGQQGTLTYVWAPRGSRPGAVRDNRHDSAYLFGAICPERAVGAAIIMPAVNSEAMAEHLIEISRQVAPGAHAVLVCDGAGWHQPSQRLPVPDNISLLRLPAYAPELNPMENVWEYLRANKLSLRVWNSYNAILVACLDAWNFLMATPDTIKSITQRAWASVKI is encoded by the exons ATGGGCCGGGCGGTGACGATCACGCGGCGGGAGTTTGATGCGGCTGACCTGCGGCGCGAGGCATCGCGCACGCGGGATGGGCGTGTGTCGTGTCGCTTGCTGGCCCTTGCGATGGTTCTGGAAGGCGCTTCGCGGGCCGAGGCGGCGGCGGCCGGCGGGATGGACCGGCAGACGCTGCGGGATTGGGTACACCGCTATAATGCGGAGGGGATTGCCGGACTGGCAGACCAACCGCGCGAAGGCCGGCCACCTGTGCTGACGGCCGAACAGATGCAGGAGCTGAAAGCGTTGGTGGTGGCGGGTCCAGACCCGGAGCGCGACGGCGTAGTTCGTTGGCGCTGCGTTGACCTCCGCCAGCAGATCGCCACGCGCTACGACGTGGACATCCATGAGCGTACGGTCAGCAAGTTGTTGCATCGGCTGGATCTGGTGCCCCTGAAGCCACGGCCTTGCCATCCCAAGAAGGATGCTGATGCCCAGGAGGCTT TTCAAAAAAACTTTGCCGACCTGGTAACCGCGGCGCTGCCACCGGGTGCTACCGACAAGCCGATCGAGATCTGGTTTCAGGATGAAGCCAGGGTCGGACAGCAAGGTACGCTGACCTACGTTTGGGCGCCGCGTGGTTCGCGTCCGGGGGCGGTACGCGATAATCGTCATGATTCTGCCTACCTGTTCGGTGCCATCTGCCCCGAACGGGCTGTTGGTGCCGCGATCATCATGCCGGCGGTCAACAGCGAAGCCATGGCCGAGCATCTGATCGAGATCAGCCGGCAGGTGGCACCCGGCGCGCACGCTGTGTTGGTCTGTGACGGGGCCGGATGGCACCAGCCCAGCCAACGCCTGCCTGTGCCCGACAACATCAGCCTGCTGCGCCTGCCAGCCTACGCGCCGGAATTGAACCCGATGGAGAACGTCTGGGAATATCTGCGGGCCAACAAGCTCAGTCTGCGCGTATGGAACAGCTACAACGCCATCCTGGTCGCTTGCCTGGATGCCTGGAACTTTCTGATGGCTACCCCAGACACCATCAAGTCCATCACTCAGCGTGCCTGGGCATCGGTCAAAATTTAG
- a CDS encoding TraB/VirB10 family protein has protein sequence MASTPLNGLARTLGEILDRIPPKYRRIAVVGVLITLFVTFVVVFVPAKPPRVGDTTGKGYVGQVLINGREGDDTVESLTVAVQKLQRDLAEKTRAIEQLTQSMRDIQQRSPAPLAGPPAPPAAGPPMPPPPGPVETPSLPTAPRAAAPAAQPSTVAVAGSSPTPPAAPTPRGGIAVRPDLPASVLPVALPSGAGIAAALQPETVWSAPTHRPQPVTEPRPAGTLPAAVPGLAAGPRLRVYTAEPAASPAATVPDATDPYPVFELGPGGTFSGVLLTGLDAPTAQNARRDPMPALLRIKHNTILPNRHDADQRECFVLLSGFGDLSAERAYLRTEELSCVLENGETFHERIEGYVTDETGRVGVRGPVVSKQGAFIARSLVVGIMQGVAEAFAHANQSYTVGVSRSGQLSLQEYQNQTQGGMISGAAKGLDRVAEFYLQQAVAMFPVIEINAGRQVDVVLTRAVKVKLPQRMGGGDKGW, from the coding sequence ATGGCGAGCACCCCCCTGAACGGGCTGGCCAGGACGCTCGGCGAGATCCTGGACCGGATTCCTCCCAAATATCGCCGCATCGCCGTCGTCGGCGTGCTGATCACGCTGTTCGTGACCTTCGTGGTCGTGTTCGTTCCCGCCAAACCACCGAGGGTGGGGGATACCACCGGCAAAGGCTATGTCGGCCAGGTACTGATCAACGGCCGCGAAGGCGACGATACGGTTGAGAGCCTGACCGTCGCTGTCCAGAAGCTGCAGCGCGACCTCGCGGAAAAGACGCGCGCGATCGAGCAACTGACGCAGAGCATGCGGGATATCCAGCAGCGCAGCCCGGCCCCTCTGGCGGGACCGCCGGCGCCCCCAGCAGCTGGGCCACCCATGCCACCACCACCGGGTCCGGTGGAAACTCCTTCCCTACCTACCGCTCCCCGTGCTGCGGCCCCGGCGGCACAGCCCAGCACCGTCGCGGTGGCCGGATCGTCACCAACCCCGCCCGCTGCGCCGACGCCGCGGGGCGGCATCGCCGTGCGGCCCGACCTCCCTGCGTCGGTCCTCCCGGTCGCCCTGCCGAGTGGGGCTGGTATCGCCGCCGCCCTGCAGCCAGAGACGGTCTGGTCGGCACCGACGCACCGGCCGCAGCCCGTCACGGAGCCACGTCCCGCCGGCACCCTGCCGGCCGCGGTCCCTGGCCTCGCAGCTGGGCCGCGCCTGCGGGTTTATACCGCCGAGCCGGCGGCCAGCCCCGCAGCCACCGTACCGGATGCCACCGATCCCTACCCGGTGTTCGAGCTCGGGCCCGGCGGGACCTTCTCGGGGGTCCTGCTGACAGGCCTGGATGCGCCGACCGCCCAGAACGCCCGCCGGGACCCGATGCCGGCACTGCTGCGGATCAAGCACAACACCATCCTGCCGAACCGCCATGACGCCGACCAGCGGGAGTGCTTCGTCCTCCTGTCGGGCTTCGGCGATCTGAGCGCCGAGCGCGCCTACCTGCGTACGGAGGAGCTGTCGTGCGTATTGGAGAATGGCGAGACTTTTCACGAGCGGATTGAGGGCTACGTCACCGATGAAACTGGCCGCGTGGGTGTGCGTGGGCCGGTGGTCAGCAAGCAGGGTGCCTTCATCGCCCGGTCGCTCGTCGTGGGGATCATGCAGGGGGTTGCCGAGGCCTTCGCACACGCCAATCAGAGCTACACGGTGGGCGTGAGCCGGTCTGGCCAGCTGTCGTTGCAGGAGTACCAGAATCAGACACAAGGCGGCATGATCTCCGGCGCGGCGAAGGGCCTGGATCGGGTTGCCGAATTCTACCTGCAGCAGGCGGTCGCGATGTTCCCGGTGATCGAGATCAATGCCGGCCGCCAGGTCGACGTCGTGCTCACGCGCGCCGTGAAGGTCAAGCTGCCGCAGCGAATGGGCGGAGGAGACAAGGGATGGTGA
- a CDS encoding transglycosylase SLT domain-containing protein, translated as MKRRSLLLLLPACLTPRGGAYAADEHSQLDFRDTVWAEAARRAGVEDPLLVYAIALFESGLSDGRGRMAPYPWTLGYAGRDVRARSRDEAERQLAGIATSMNVDIGLMQVNWAAHHHRVTRAADLLDPTTNVLVGGQILGHALRSAPQDFLMGLGRYHSWTPWRARWYGTAVWQLYLRLVGVASLRRRERLT; from the coding sequence ATGAAACGTCGATCGCTTCTGCTGCTGCTCCCCGCGTGCCTGACGCCCCGTGGTGGCGCCTATGCCGCGGATGAGCACAGCCAGCTCGATTTCCGAGATACGGTCTGGGCAGAGGCCGCCAGGCGGGCAGGTGTCGAGGATCCGCTGCTGGTCTACGCCATTGCCCTGTTTGAATCCGGGCTCAGCGACGGCCGCGGGCGGATGGCGCCGTATCCCTGGACGCTTGGGTATGCTGGCCGTGATGTGCGGGCGCGCAGCCGCGACGAGGCGGAGCGCCAGCTGGCTGGCATTGCCACGAGCATGAACGTCGATATCGGCCTGATGCAGGTCAATTGGGCGGCGCATCATCACCGGGTCACCCGGGCGGCCGACCTCCTTGATCCGACGACGAACGTTCTGGTGGGCGGGCAGATCCTTGGTCACGCACTCCGCTCCGCACCACAGGATTTCCTGATGGGGCTCGGCCGCTACCATTCCTGGACGCCGTGGCGGGCACGCTGGTACGGCACGGCGGTCTGGCAACTGTACTTGCGTTTGGTCGGCGTGGCCTCGCTGCGTCGCCGGGAGCGCCTGACATGA
- a CDS encoding TraK domain-containing protein, giving the protein MPTPSVPAELRKTAAAIPKPTPAQQSLISTGVATVVVRPGEANIFPVSAGRPNRIVTPFQRAKVSTEAVDGIEVRGGVVYVTPAGDGPVSMFITEEGDESVALSATLVPSHMPPVHLELQLPPDLVARSPGRRAPQDVTAADKFERGQAYVDMLRTLMRGLALGRVPHGFELLGQPPAKATAPVCAPGPVRVDFSRGQYLRGSRIEVWVGVVANPRSEAVDFVESWCGGAEVMSVALSPSPLVPAGGASEIYIARRIPAQEEDRSQIRPVLVSRGK; this is encoded by the coding sequence GTGCCGACCCCTTCCGTGCCGGCGGAACTCCGCAAAACCGCGGCGGCGATCCCCAAGCCGACCCCGGCGCAGCAATCCCTCATCAGCACGGGGGTGGCGACCGTGGTGGTCCGGCCGGGCGAAGCCAATATCTTCCCGGTTTCGGCCGGCCGGCCGAACCGTATCGTCACCCCGTTCCAACGCGCCAAGGTGTCCACCGAAGCCGTGGACGGCATCGAGGTGCGCGGTGGGGTGGTCTATGTCACACCCGCCGGTGACGGCCCGGTATCGATGTTCATCACCGAAGAGGGGGATGAGAGCGTCGCGCTCAGCGCCACGCTGGTGCCGTCCCACATGCCGCCCGTTCACCTCGAGCTGCAGCTGCCGCCGGATCTGGTGGCCCGGAGCCCCGGCCGGCGGGCGCCGCAGGATGTGACGGCGGCCGACAAGTTCGAGCGGGGGCAGGCCTATGTCGACATGCTGCGCACGCTGATGCGGGGGCTGGCGCTGGGCCGCGTGCCGCATGGCTTTGAACTGCTCGGACAGCCGCCGGCAAAGGCGACTGCGCCCGTCTGTGCCCCCGGTCCGGTTCGGGTGGATTTCTCCCGGGGCCAGTACCTGCGGGGATCGCGGATCGAAGTCTGGGTCGGCGTGGTGGCGAACCCGCGCTCGGAGGCCGTGGATTTCGTGGAGAGCTGGTGCGGCGGCGCGGAGGTGATGTCGGTTGCCCTCAGCCCGTCCCCCCTGGTTCCGGCGGGCGGCGCGAGCGAGATCTACATCGCACGCCGGATCCCGGCACAGGAGGAGGACCGCTCGCAGATCCGGCCGGTGCTGGTTTCGCGAGGGAAGTGA
- a CDS encoding TraE/TraK family type IV conjugative transfer system protein yields MRFTSAMANWAAAQTAAKILMAALIGESVAVVALSYALIRVDRTVVMMSPDGGREDTVSQSAANRPYLEAWAFHLSTTFGNVTPDTVTFIKDRIGPILCPAIYTDAMLALSEQAATITRERVAISFEPRSVLFEDATGKVFVNGQAVNRAVMGTENRYQRTFEFVIRVSNYRVEVCGLRSYEGGPRTEQVLEQMKQREKSASPVKG; encoded by the coding sequence ATGAGATTCACCAGCGCCATGGCCAACTGGGCGGCAGCCCAGACCGCGGCGAAGATCCTGATGGCGGCGCTGATCGGGGAAAGCGTCGCCGTGGTGGCCTTGAGCTATGCCCTGATTCGCGTGGATCGGACGGTGGTCATGATGTCGCCGGACGGAGGGCGCGAGGACACCGTCAGCCAAAGCGCCGCCAACCGACCCTATCTCGAGGCCTGGGCCTTTCACCTTTCCACCACGTTCGGCAACGTCACCCCGGATACGGTGACCTTCATCAAGGACCGGATCGGACCGATCCTCTGTCCGGCCATCTATACCGACGCGATGCTGGCCCTGTCGGAGCAGGCCGCGACGATCACCCGGGAGCGGGTGGCGATCAGCTTTGAGCCCCGCTCGGTGCTGTTCGAAGACGCGACTGGCAAGGTCTTCGTGAACGGCCAGGCGGTCAACCGGGCGGTGATGGGGACCGAGAATCGCTACCAGAGGACCTTCGAGTTCGTCATCCGGGTGAGCAACTACCGGGTCGAGGTCTGTGGCCTGCGCTCGTACGAGGGCGGGCCGCGCACCGAGCAGGTACTCGAGCAGATGAAGCAACGCGAGAAAAGCGCCTCGCCGGTGAAGGGCTGA